The following coding sequences lie in one Pseudorca crassidens isolate mPseCra1 chromosome 2, mPseCra1.hap1, whole genome shotgun sequence genomic window:
- the KIAA0040 gene encoding uncharacterized protein KIAA0040 homolog: protein MEKISAFFSAIWDTISAKHQEGLFNSICLGILLGLPLLVLITLLFICCHCCWSRAGKSGQQPERNKGKKKKKKKKKAEEDLWISAQPKLLQMDKRPSLPV, encoded by the coding sequence ATGGAGAAAATCAGCGCCTTCTTTAGCGCCATCTGGGACACCATCTCGGCCAAACACCAAGAGGGCCTCTTCAACAGCATCTGTCTAGGCATCCTCCTGGGGCTGCCCCTACTGGTGCTTATCACCCTCCTCTTCATCTGTTGCCATTGCTGCTGGAGCCGGGCAGGCAAAAGTGGCCAACAGCCAGAGCGAAacaaggggaagaagaagaagaaaaagaagaagaaggctgAAGAAGACCTCTGGATCTCCGCTCAGCCCAAGCTTCTCCAGATGGACAAGAGGCCATCACTGCCCGTCTAG